One window of Roseisolibacter agri genomic DNA carries:
- the flhA gene encoding flagellar biosynthesis protein FlhA, with product MSTAVMPAANGANEKKSEIAMAVAVLLVVGLLVVPLPPILLDLCFALSIGLSLVVLLVSLNTTDPLQFSSFPSLLLISTLFRLALNVSSTRLILSKGEAGEVVEAFGHFVIGGNFAVGIVIFLILIAINFVVITKGAGRVAEVAARFTLDAMPGKQMAIDADLGAGLIDEKEARRRREEISRSADFFGAMDGSSKFVKGDAIAAILITFINIVGGIFIGVVQRGLPFAKAAADYTILTVGDGLVSQVPALITSTAAGIMVTAAGGNQRVGTVVTEQLGAHPRSLYMTAGVLGVFALIPGLPMLPFIALAAGAAALGRAAAKAVANRVTEAEAIEAAPVESAPAAPDPMKDLLQIDPIELEIGYALIPLVDEKQGGDLLERISLLRKQSALELGILIPPIRIRDDVRLPSNEYVIKLRGSEVARAEVMPRFLLALDTGGVVQAIDGMDTVDPSFGMPAKWIASTRRQEAETYGYVVVEPTTVVATHLIEVLKANAAELLGRQDVQEMVETLKKSHPALVEEVIPNKLSLGTLHRVLQRLLKERVPIRDLVTILEALGDAADSTKDPEHLCEFARRALSNVIARLFADASGAVRGITVGPRLEQALTGLFSPRGMQGQNPAMGLLTPDGLAALLRDLNDLSLGGSLDGRPLPLIVPPSLRVGVRRLIEPVLPALPVVSLAELPPQVTLQSAGTWEMHGGMQHAA from the coding sequence ATGAGCACCGCCGTCATGCCCGCCGCCAACGGCGCCAACGAGAAGAAGAGCGAGATCGCGATGGCCGTCGCGGTCCTGCTGGTCGTCGGCCTGCTCGTCGTGCCGCTGCCGCCGATCCTGCTCGACCTCTGCTTCGCGCTCTCGATCGGGCTGTCGCTGGTCGTGCTGCTGGTGTCGCTCAACACGACCGACCCGCTGCAGTTCAGCTCCTTCCCGTCGCTGCTCCTCATCTCGACGCTGTTCCGCCTCGCGCTCAACGTCTCGTCGACACGCCTCATCCTCTCCAAGGGCGAGGCGGGCGAGGTCGTCGAGGCGTTCGGCCACTTCGTCATCGGCGGCAACTTCGCGGTCGGCATCGTCATCTTCCTCATCCTGATCGCGATCAACTTCGTCGTGATCACGAAGGGCGCCGGGCGCGTCGCCGAGGTCGCGGCGCGCTTCACGCTCGACGCGATGCCGGGCAAGCAGATGGCCATCGACGCCGACCTGGGCGCGGGGCTCATCGACGAGAAGGAGGCGCGCCGCCGCCGCGAGGAGATCTCGCGCTCGGCCGACTTCTTCGGCGCCATGGACGGCTCGTCGAAGTTCGTGAAGGGCGACGCGATCGCGGCGATCCTGATCACGTTCATCAACATCGTCGGCGGCATCTTCATCGGCGTCGTGCAGCGCGGGCTGCCGTTCGCCAAGGCGGCCGCCGACTACACGATCCTGACGGTCGGCGACGGCCTCGTGTCGCAGGTCCCGGCGCTCATCACGAGCACCGCGGCCGGCATCATGGTCACCGCCGCCGGCGGCAACCAGCGCGTCGGCACGGTCGTCACCGAGCAGCTGGGCGCGCATCCGCGCTCGCTCTACATGACGGCCGGCGTGCTGGGCGTGTTCGCGCTCATCCCCGGCCTGCCGATGCTGCCCTTCATCGCGCTCGCCGCGGGCGCCGCGGCGCTGGGCCGCGCGGCCGCGAAGGCGGTGGCGAACCGCGTCACCGAGGCCGAGGCGATCGAGGCCGCGCCGGTCGAGAGCGCGCCGGCCGCGCCGGATCCGATGAAGGACCTGCTGCAGATCGACCCGATCGAGCTCGAGATCGGCTACGCGCTGATCCCGCTCGTGGACGAGAAGCAGGGCGGCGACCTGCTGGAGCGCATCTCGCTGCTCCGCAAGCAGAGCGCGCTGGAGCTGGGCATCCTCATCCCGCCCATCCGCATCCGCGACGACGTGCGGCTGCCGAGCAACGAGTACGTCATCAAGCTGCGCGGCAGCGAGGTCGCGCGCGCCGAGGTGATGCCGCGCTTCCTGCTCGCCCTCGACACGGGTGGCGTGGTGCAGGCCATCGACGGCATGGACACGGTCGATCCGTCGTTCGGCATGCCGGCCAAGTGGATCGCCAGCACGCGGCGCCAGGAGGCGGAGACGTACGGCTACGTGGTCGTCGAGCCGACGACGGTCGTCGCGACGCACCTCATCGAGGTGCTCAAGGCCAACGCCGCCGAGCTGCTGGGCCGCCAGGACGTGCAGGAGATGGTGGAGACCCTCAAGAAGTCGCACCCCGCGCTCGTCGAGGAGGTCATCCCCAACAAGCTCTCGCTCGGGACGCTCCACCGCGTGCTGCAGCGCCTCCTCAAGGAGCGCGTGCCGATCCGCGACCTGGTCACGATCCTCGAGGCGCTCGGCGACGCCGCCGACTCGACGAAGGACCCGGAGCACCTGTGCGAGTTCGCGCGCCGCGCGCTCAGCAACGTCATCGCGCGGCTGTTCGCCGACGCGAGCGGTGCGGTGCGCGGGATCACGGTGGGCCCGCGCCTGGAGCAGGCGCTCACCGGCCTCTTCTCGCCGCGCGGCATGCAGGGCCAGAACCCCGCGATGGGGCTGCTCACGCCCGACGGGCTGGCGGCGCTGCTGCGCGACCTGAACGACCTCTCGCTGGGCGGCTCGCTGGACGGGCGCCCGCTGCCGCTGATCGTCCCGCCGTCGCTGCGCGTCGGCGTGCGCCGGCTGATCGAGCCCGTGCTGCCGGCGCTGCCGGTGGTCTCGCTGGCCGAGCTGCCGCCGCAGGTCACGCTGCAGAGCGCGGGCACCTGGGAGATGCACGGAGGGATGCAGCATGCGGCGTGA
- a CDS encoding EscU/YscU/HrcU family type III secretion system export apparatus switch protein: protein MSDSDQEKTEEPTEQRRRESAEEGRIPRSQDLNAAVLLLASAAALNATGPGLARAMQDVMGSGLGFSTATALTGPAAVGMLRGVGFKTMGALAAFLGAMTVAALAIGAVQARGTFTGKPLAPKFERIDPSKGIKRIVGKQSLIELLKSLLKLAIVGWAVWSVLRTAWPDITTLGMQSPRALMEIVRKYSIGMLMKAGMAYLALAAADYGWQFFQHEQGLRMTKEEVKQESKNQDGDPMVKQRMRQLGRQRARQQMFRDVPKADVVVVNPVHIAVALKYDPAVAPAPYVLAVGRRKVAERIKALAFDNQVPVVENIPLARALVGSVKVGTMIPGELYLAVAEVLAFVIKQRQRAGAGWGGSAAA, encoded by the coding sequence ATGAGCGATTCCGATCAGGAGAAGACCGAGGAACCGACCGAACAACGCCGGCGCGAGTCGGCGGAAGAAGGGCGGATCCCACGCAGCCAGGACCTGAACGCGGCCGTGCTGCTGCTCGCCTCCGCGGCGGCGCTGAACGCGACGGGCCCCGGGCTCGCGCGCGCGATGCAGGACGTCATGGGCTCGGGGCTCGGCTTCTCGACGGCGACGGCGCTCACCGGCCCCGCCGCCGTGGGCATGCTGCGCGGCGTCGGCTTCAAGACGATGGGCGCGCTGGCCGCGTTCCTCGGCGCGATGACCGTCGCGGCGCTCGCCATCGGCGCGGTGCAGGCGCGCGGCACGTTCACCGGCAAGCCGCTCGCGCCCAAGTTCGAGCGCATCGACCCGTCCAAGGGGATCAAGAGGATCGTCGGCAAGCAGTCGCTGATCGAGCTCCTCAAGTCGCTGCTCAAGCTGGCGATCGTCGGCTGGGCGGTGTGGAGCGTGCTGCGCACCGCGTGGCCCGACATCACGACGCTCGGCATGCAGTCGCCGCGCGCGCTGATGGAGATCGTGCGCAAGTACAGCATCGGCATGCTGATGAAGGCCGGCATGGCGTACCTCGCGCTGGCCGCCGCCGACTACGGCTGGCAGTTCTTCCAGCACGAGCAGGGGCTCCGCATGACCAAGGAAGAGGTCAAGCAGGAGTCGAAGAACCAGGACGGCGATCCGATGGTGAAGCAGCGCATGCGGCAGCTCGGCCGGCAGCGCGCGCGCCAGCAGATGTTCCGCGACGTGCCGAAGGCCGACGTCGTCGTCGTGAACCCCGTGCACATCGCCGTCGCGCTCAAGTACGACCCTGCGGTCGCGCCCGCGCCCTACGTGCTCGCCGTCGGGCGACGCAAGGTGGCGGAGCGCATCAAGGCCCTCGCCTTCGACAACCAGGTGCCCGTGGTCGAGAACATCCCCCTCGCGCGCGCCCTCGTGGGCAGCGTCAAGGTCGGGACGATGATCCCCGGTGAGCTCTACCTCGCGGTGGCCGAGGTGCTCGCCTTCGTGATCAAGCAGCGGCAGCGCGCCGGCGCCGGCTGGGGCGGGAGCGCGGCCGCATGA